In the genome of Streptomyces sp. SAI-127, the window GCTGGATCCCCTTCCTCGACGAGGTGGTGCGCGCCTGCCTGGACGAGCACATCGATCACGGCCGAATCGACCTGATCGACGACCTGGCCAACGTCGTGCCGGCGGTGCTCACGCTCGCCATGCTGGGCATTCCGCTCAAACACTGGACCATCTACAACGAGCCCGCCCACGCAGGCGTCTACACGCCGCCCGACTCCCCGGACATGCCGCGGGTCATCGAACTGCACATGGCGATGATGCGGGACATCGCGCAGCAGATCGCGTCCGTACGCGTGCAGCCGCGACCGGGCCTGATCGACGCCCTGGTGAAGGCGGAGATCAACGGCAAGAAGCCCGACGAGATGGAACTCATCGGCGTGGTCGCCCTGTTGATCGGCGGCGGCTTCGACACGACGACCGCACTGACCGCCCACGCGCTGGAGTGGCTGTCACAGAACCCGAAGGAACGCGAGCGGCTCAGCGCCGAGCGCGCGAGGCTGCTCGACCCGGCGACCGAGGAATTCCTGCGCTTCTACACACCGGCGGTCGGGGACGGCCGCACCGTCTCGCAGGACTGTGCGCTCGCGGGCACCGAGTTCAAGGAGGGCGACCGGGTGTGGCTGTCCTGGTCGATGGCCAACCGCGACCCGGCACAGTTCCCCGACCCGCACCACATCGACCTGGCCCGCAAGCACAACCGGCACAACAGCTTCGGCCTCGGGATCCACCGCTGCATCGGATCCAACGTGGCACGGACGGTGTTCAAGCGGATGCTGCTCGCCGTGCTCGACCGCATGCCCGACTACGTATGCGACCCGGACGGCACCGTGCACTACGAGACGATCGGGGTCATCAACGGGATGCGACATCTGCCCGCCACGTTCGCACCGGGCGAGCGGCTCGGTCCGGGGCTCGACGAGACACTGGAACGGCTACAGAAGGCGTGCGACGAGCAGCGGCTCGCGGAGCCGGTCACCGTACGCAAGTCCCGTGCGGAACTGGGCGGTTGAGGCCCGTGCCCGAACAGAACGGTGAGGGCGTGCGTCCGCTGCCCTCACTCACCGACGACTCCGCGTTCTTCTGGACGTCCGGGGCGGACGGGCGGCTGCGCTTCCAGGAGTGCGGCGCGTGTGCCGCACTCATCCATCCGCCTCAGCCGGTGTGCTCGTACTGCCGCAATCATGACACCCGCGTCACGGCGGTCTCCGGGTACGGCACGCTGGTCGGCTTCACCGTCAACCAGCGCTTCGGCCTGCCGGGCCTGCCCGCCCCGTACGTCGTGGCGCAGGTGGCGATCGAGGAGGACCCGCGGGTCCGTCTGACCACGAACGCGGTCCAGTGCGATCCGCAGGACCTGACGCTCGGGATGCGGATGGAGGTCGTCTTCGAGCAGGTCGAGGATGTGTGGCTGCCGCTGTTCCGGCCCGTCCCGGAGCAGGGCGAGCCCACCGAACTGCCTGCCGACGAGACAGGACCCGCCGAGATCACCCGGCTGATCCGGCCGCCGGTCCGAACCGCACGCAAGTTCGAGGAACAGGCGGCGCTCACCGGGGCCGGTGCCTCGCGGATCGGGCGCCGCCTCATGGTGGCCCCGCTGGCCCTGACCGTCGAGGCCTGCGAACAGGCGGTCGCGGACGCCGGGTTGACGCTCGACGACATCGACGGGCTCGCCACCTACCCTGGCGCCGGCCCCTTTGGCGGCTTCGGGGAGGGCGGGACGACAGCCCTCGAGTCGGCGCTGCGGATCCGCCCTACCTGGCACAACGGCGGCGGTGAGACCTTCGGCCCGGGCGGTTCGCTGATCGCGGCGATGCTGGCGGTGGCGGGCGGGCTCGCCCGGCATGTGCTGTGTTTCCGTACGGTGTGGGAGGCCACGCACGGCG includes:
- a CDS encoding cytochrome P450, whose protein sequence is MGGPLSEEREERKKPVYAFDRHAPGYRERFEAITEEMQSRCPVAWSDTHGGHWVVSGNNELFEIARAAEHLSNDHDVTGDGTGYQGISIPAPTRARGFRGGFLEMDPPEQRHYRQALNPYLSPAAVQRWIPFLDEVVRACLDEHIDHGRIDLIDDLANVVPAVLTLAMLGIPLKHWTIYNEPAHAGVYTPPDSPDMPRVIELHMAMMRDIAQQIASVRVQPRPGLIDALVKAEINGKKPDEMELIGVVALLIGGGFDTTTALTAHALEWLSQNPKERERLSAERARLLDPATEEFLRFYTPAVGDGRTVSQDCALAGTEFKEGDRVWLSWSMANRDPAQFPDPHHIDLARKHNRHNSFGLGIHRCIGSNVARTVFKRMLLAVLDRMPDYVCDPDGTVHYETIGVINGMRHLPATFAPGERLGPGLDETLERLQKACDEQRLAEPVTVRKSRAELGG
- a CDS encoding OB-fold domain-containing protein, translated to MPEQNGEGVRPLPSLTDDSAFFWTSGADGRLRFQECGACAALIHPPQPVCSYCRNHDTRVTAVSGYGTLVGFTVNQRFGLPGLPAPYVVAQVAIEEDPRVRLTTNAVQCDPQDLTLGMRMEVVFEQVEDVWLPLFRPVPEQGEPTELPADETGPAEITRLIRPPVRTARKFEEQAALTGAGASRIGRRLMVAPLALTVEACEQAVADAGLTLDDIDGLATYPGAGPFGGFGEGGTTALESALRIRPTWHNGGGETFGPGGSLIAAMLAVAGGLARHVLCFRTVWEATHGALVRQGRLTAALPARVEGTAAWRMPFGATSAAHLLAQNAQRHMHRYGTTRETLGWIALNQRANAGLNPAAVYREPMSMDDYLTARPVTSPFGLYDCDVPCDGAVAVVVSAVDAARELPKPPVLVEAVGTQIVERLDWDQSTSTHEPQVLGQAAHLWTRTDLRPEDVDVALLYDGFTFNCLSWIEALGFCGIGEAKDFLDGGKNIARDGILPLNTHGGQLSHGRTHGMGLVHEAVTQLRGEGGARQVANARVAVVSSGGLTPSGVLLLRTDT